A single Mangrovimonas sp. YM274 DNA region contains:
- a CDS encoding VWA domain-containing protein, whose amino-acid sequence MKPLLKPFLLATSVAVMCSCNANNSKPMTTDLATVIHDTAPHNQEQYIKVALLLDTSNSMDGLIDQAKAQLWKIVNELSYAKCNGNSPKLQIALYEYGNDNLNADDGYIRQILPFSDDLDDISKQLFSLSTNGGQEYCGQVIQTSLSELQWGNNQDDLKLIFIAGNEPFTQGPINYKKASELAVEKHITVNTIFCGDYNLGINTYWKEGADVGHGNYMAIDHNQQTVYIATPYDSEILQLNQKLNGTYVAYGNIGKEKIMEQKIQDTNAAALGEASRVSRTVSKSTHLYTNSNWDLVDAVSNEELKLEDLESSELSEELQGKSPSEIKAYVAAKEKERKAIQEKIQQLNKKRLHFIEANKTEEDQNLEEAMLSAIKTQAKRKNYQW is encoded by the coding sequence ATGAAACCACTTCTCAAACCTTTCCTATTGGCTACAAGTGTTGCTGTTATGTGCTCCTGTAATGCCAACAATTCAAAACCAATGACAACCGATTTAGCAACCGTAATTCACGATACCGCACCCCATAATCAAGAACAATACATTAAAGTAGCCTTGTTATTGGATACAAGCAACAGTATGGATGGCCTCATTGACCAGGCTAAAGCGCAATTATGGAAAATTGTCAACGAACTCTCCTATGCCAAATGCAACGGCAACAGCCCAAAACTTCAAATTGCGCTTTATGAATATGGCAATGATAACCTGAATGCAGATGATGGATATATAAGGCAAATTCTTCCCTTTAGTGACGATTTGGATGACATTTCCAAGCAATTGTTTTCACTCAGCACTAATGGAGGTCAAGAATATTGTGGTCAAGTTATTCAAACGTCTCTTAGCGAACTGCAATGGGGCAACAATCAAGATGATTTAAAGCTCATTTTTATTGCAGGAAACGAACCTTTTACACAAGGGCCAATTAATTACAAAAAAGCGTCTGAATTGGCCGTAGAAAAACATATTACAGTGAATACCATTTTCTGCGGCGATTACAACCTAGGAATAAATACCTATTGGAAAGAAGGTGCGGATGTTGGCCATGGCAATTATATGGCTATTGACCACAACCAACAAACTGTTTATATAGCCACTCCATATGATAGTGAAATCCTTCAACTCAATCAAAAACTGAATGGAACTTATGTGGCTTATGGAAATATTGGTAAAGAGAAAATAATGGAACAGAAAATTCAAGACACCAATGCGGCTGCTTTAGGGGAAGCAAGTCGCGTAAGTCGCACCGTAAGCAAAAGCACTCACCTCTATACAAATTCCAACTGGGATTTGGTGGACGCTGTCTCAAATGAAGAATTAAAACTTGAAGATTTAGAATCCTCCGAACTGTCAGAAGAATTGCAGGGCAAGTCTCCATCAGAAATTAAGGCCTATGTCGCTGCAAAGGAAAAGGAGCGTAAAGCTATACAAGAAAAAATACAGCAACTCAACAAAAAGCGACTGCACTTCATTGAAGCAAACAAAACTGAAGAGGATCAAAATTTGGAAGAAGCCATGCTCTCTGCGATAAAAACACAAGCCAAAAGGAAAAACTACCAATGGTAG
- a CDS encoding histidine kinase, with product MAAIFKYNFILLFCLATFFAVGQNQILQEAQTFIVKGKVEEKRTYQPIPKVNIEVNGGGYTKTDSNGEFRIQVKIGDELAIRHKDFETVYYTIVSQDRILVQVEPVSPSLVSNRYQKRDFKAFKQLIDSANVYAKQDAEKAIQFVTEALKESYSVNQSAEAYETLADIYKAWKQYDLAVSNYRISLQNQMSNEVQLKLGDAYRLNKNYQESLDVYGTIDLGSLQAFQKVVYYEGLGDTYYGTKAYTKAIENYKKGLGEAQTHLITPKVTDLSSKIAQAYNSQGEVEKAKKLFDNSLNLASKENKKRAVEEKITVAEFNSENQNYSDEIKLRKEALDDISDIQLHDSIIDNESALTPQKQNYKIGNAYFLQKDFDSAISYLERSIKEADDKEDLVVKKDATRKLSDVYADAGDFDKARKTFEEYTAAVDELYIKKEQEISQLARFNRSIIEKQNRINSLESDRQLSESKYQLSNERNKRQQLIIYSLVFGVVLLLVTAYFMFKYIKQQRLANNLLALKSLRSQMNPHFIFNALNSVNSFIALNDERTANKYLSDFSYLMRAVLENSEEDFIPLQKEIELLELYTKLEHFRFKDKFDYSITVDDRINVGDYKIPPMLLQPYIENAVWHGLRYKNEKGHLSIAIDKVNEDEICITIADDGIGRERSKALKTERQQQQKSKGMDNIKKRISILNDMYKDKIDVRIEDFQQEEDSGTKVVVTLKKD from the coding sequence ATGGCTGCAATTTTTAAATACAATTTTATACTGCTGTTTTGTTTGGCTACCTTCTTTGCAGTTGGCCAAAATCAAATACTACAGGAGGCACAGACCTTTATCGTTAAAGGTAAGGTAGAAGAAAAGAGGACTTACCAACCCATTCCAAAAGTGAATATTGAGGTAAATGGTGGAGGCTATACTAAGACCGATAGTAACGGGGAGTTTAGAATCCAAGTGAAAATAGGTGATGAATTGGCCATTCGACACAAAGATTTTGAAACAGTCTATTACACCATCGTGAGTCAAGATCGTATCTTGGTGCAGGTAGAACCTGTAAGTCCTTCTTTGGTTAGCAATCGTTATCAAAAAAGAGATTTTAAAGCCTTTAAGCAGTTGATTGATTCTGCTAATGTGTATGCTAAACAGGATGCCGAAAAGGCCATTCAGTTTGTCACCGAGGCACTCAAGGAAAGTTATTCGGTCAACCAAAGTGCCGAAGCCTATGAAACCTTGGCAGATATTTACAAAGCTTGGAAGCAGTACGATTTAGCTGTTAGCAATTATAGGATTAGTCTCCAAAATCAAATGTCCAATGAGGTTCAGTTAAAATTAGGAGATGCCTATAGATTGAACAAAAACTATCAGGAAAGTTTGGATGTCTATGGAACTATCGATTTGGGGAGTTTACAGGCGTTTCAGAAAGTAGTTTATTATGAAGGTTTGGGAGATACCTATTATGGAACAAAAGCTTACACAAAAGCTATAGAGAATTACAAAAAGGGCCTAGGGGAAGCACAAACGCATTTAATCACTCCAAAGGTTACGGACTTGAGTTCCAAAATTGCACAGGCTTATAATTCGCAAGGGGAAGTAGAAAAGGCTAAAAAATTATTTGATAATTCATTAAATCTGGCTTCTAAGGAGAATAAGAAAAGAGCTGTGGAAGAGAAAATCACCGTAGCGGAATTTAATAGTGAAAACCAAAACTATTCCGATGAAATTAAGTTAAGAAAGGAGGCCTTGGATGATATTTCGGATATTCAACTTCATGATTCCATAATAGACAATGAAAGTGCGCTTACACCGCAAAAGCAGAATTATAAGATAGGAAATGCCTATTTTCTTCAGAAGGATTTTGACAGTGCTATTTCCTATTTGGAAAGAAGTATTAAGGAGGCTGATGATAAGGAAGATTTGGTGGTGAAAAAGGATGCCACCCGTAAATTGTCTGATGTATATGCCGATGCTGGAGATTTTGACAAAGCAAGGAAGACTTTTGAAGAGTACACCGCAGCGGTTGATGAACTTTATATTAAAAAGGAGCAAGAGATTTCGCAGTTGGCGCGTTTCAACAGGAGTATTATTGAAAAGCAAAATAGGATCAATAGTTTGGAAAGTGACCGACAATTATCTGAAAGTAAATACCAGCTTTCCAACGAGCGCAACAAGCGACAACAATTGATTATTTATTCCTTGGTGTTTGGAGTTGTATTGCTTTTGGTTACCGCCTATTTCATGTTTAAATATATCAAGCAGCAACGTTTGGCCAATAATTTGCTGGCATTGAAATCATTGAGGAGTCAAATGAATCCGCATTTTATTTTTAATGCTTTGAACTCGGTAAACAGTTTTATAGCGCTGAATGATGAGCGTACCGCAAACAAGTATTTAAGTGATTTTTCCTATTTGATGCGGGCCGTTCTGGAAAACAGTGAGGAAGACTTTATTCCGCTGCAAAAGGAAATTGAGTTATTGGAGCTTTATACCAAATTGGAGCATTTTAGGTTCAAGGACAAGTTTGATTATAGCATTACCGTGGATGACCGAATAAATGTTGGGGATTATAAAATTCCGCCCATGTTGTTACAGCCTTATATTGAAAATGCAGTATGGCACGGTTTGCGCTATAAAAATGAAAAAGGTCATTTATCTATTGCTATAGACAAGGTAAACGAGGATGAAATATGTATTACCATTGCAGATGATGGTATAGGGAGGGAGCGTTCCAAAGCCTTGAAAACTGAACGACAACAGCAACAAAAAAGTAAAGGGATGGACAATATCAAAAAGCGAATTTCCATTCTAAACGACATGTACAAGGATAAAATTGATGTAAGGATTGAGGACTTTCAGCAGGAAGAAGATTCAGGTACTAAAGTGGTAGTTACCCTGAAAAAGGATTAG
- a CDS encoding LytTR family DNA-binding domain-containing protein, with protein MKLRAIIVEDEETSREILKNYLKKYCPNVEVLGEAANVEEALVLLRNQALDLVFLDVEMPYGNAFDLLDRVGDINFETVFVTAYNHYAIDALNAHASYYLMKPVSIDELIKAVDYVTEVKTKENALQDQVLVPKTNGINGKITIPQQDGFEVLNTADILYCKADDNYTEIFLGNNRKKLVSKTLKYFEEALIGSSFVRVHKSYLVNINEVTKYVKGKGGSVVLSNGKEIMVSASKKSDLLSYFK; from the coding sequence ATGAAACTAAGAGCCATTATCGTTGAGGACGAAGAAACCAGCAGAGAGATTTTAAAGAATTATCTAAAAAAATACTGTCCCAATGTGGAAGTTTTAGGTGAGGCAGCTAATGTTGAGGAAGCCTTGGTGTTGCTAAGAAATCAAGCTTTGGACTTGGTGTTTTTGGATGTTGAAATGCCGTATGGAAATGCCTTTGATTTATTGGATAGGGTAGGAGATATTAATTTTGAAACGGTATTTGTAACCGCTTATAACCATTATGCCATCGACGCCTTGAATGCTCATGCGTCTTATTATTTGATGAAACCGGTTTCTATAGACGAACTCATCAAAGCCGTGGACTATGTTACCGAAGTGAAAACTAAGGAAAATGCGCTTCAAGATCAGGTGTTGGTTCCTAAAACCAATGGGATTAATGGGAAGATTACAATACCCCAACAGGATGGGTTTGAAGTTTTAAATACAGCCGATATTTTGTACTGCAAAGCCGATGACAATTACACCGAAATATTTTTAGGAAATAACCGAAAAAAACTGGTAAGTAAAACACTAAAATACTTTGAGGAAGCCCTAATAGGTAGTAGTTTTGTAAGAGTCCATAAAAGCTATTTAGTGAATATCAATGAAGTCACTAAATATGTAAAAGGGAAGGGAGGGAGCGTTGTGTTGAGCAACGGTAAGGAAATCATGGTTTCGGCCTCCAAAAAATCAGATCTGCTATCTTATTTTAAATAA
- a CDS encoding gamma carbonic anhydrase family protein, with translation MPVIKPVNGKFPQIPEDCFVAENATIVGEVSMGSQCSVWFNAVIRGDVHFIKMGDKVNIQDGAVIHATYQKSPTTIGNNVSIGHNAIVHGCTVHDNVLIGMGSIVMDDCVIESNSIIAAGAVVTKNTVVESGSIYAGVPAKKVKDISEELISGEIDRIANNYVKYSSWFQEA, from the coding sequence ATGCCAGTTATTAAACCTGTTAACGGAAAGTTCCCTCAGATTCCTGAGGATTGTTTTGTGGCCGAAAATGCCACAATTGTTGGAGAGGTGAGCATGGGCTCGCAATGTAGTGTTTGGTTCAATGCCGTGATTCGCGGAGATGTTCATTTTATAAAAATGGGGGATAAGGTAAACATCCAGGATGGCGCCGTCATTCATGCGACTTATCAAAAGTCTCCTACCACTATTGGTAACAATGTGTCCATTGGGCATAACGCTATTGTACATGGTTGTACTGTTCACGATAATGTGTTGATTGGTATGGGAAGCATTGTGATGGATGATTGTGTGATTGAAAGTAACAGTATCATTGCTGCTGGCGCAGTGGTGACCAAGAATACGGTAGTGGAATCGGGGAGTATTTATGCTGGTGTTCCCGCTAAAAAAGTTAAGGATATCAGCGAGGAATTAATTTCCGGAGAAATTGATAGAATTGCCAATAACTACGTGAAATACTCTAGCTGGTTTCAGGAAGCCTAA
- the murI gene encoding glutamate racemase, producing the protein MSKQPIGIFDSGVGGTSIWKEIQLLLPNENTIYLADSSNAPYGTKTKQQIIDLSIRNTQFLLNKGSKLIVVACNTATTNAIKMLRSTFDVPFIGIEPAIKPASLNTYTKAVGILATKGTLSSELFHTTTNLYSNGINVIEQVGDGIVELIESGKIHSEEMEALLKGYLQPMIDANIDYLVLGCTHYPYLMPLLLQILPKSVKIIDSGAAVARQTKAILHQHHLLNTEPSKTSYDFYTTGTPQVMESLLGEDYKVQHISL; encoded by the coding sequence ATGAGTAAACAACCCATAGGTATATTCGATTCCGGTGTTGGCGGAACTTCTATTTGGAAAGAGATCCAGTTGCTCTTACCCAATGAAAACACCATCTATCTTGCGGATAGCAGCAACGCACCCTATGGTACCAAAACCAAACAACAGATCATTGATCTAAGTATTAGGAACACCCAATTCTTATTAAACAAAGGCAGTAAACTCATTGTGGTGGCCTGCAACACTGCTACAACCAATGCCATTAAAATGCTTCGTAGTACTTTTGATGTGCCTTTTATAGGCATTGAGCCTGCTATTAAACCAGCGTCATTAAACACCTACACCAAAGCGGTTGGTATTTTGGCAACCAAGGGAACACTTTCAAGCGAACTTTTTCATACCACTACCAATCTATATAGCAATGGTATTAATGTTATTGAACAAGTTGGAGATGGCATTGTTGAATTGATTGAAAGTGGAAAGATCCATTCTGAAGAAATGGAAGCCTTATTGAAAGGATATTTGCAACCTATGATAGATGCCAATATAGACTATTTGGTGCTAGGTTGCACCCATTACCCCTATTTGATGCCTTTGTTGCTTCAAATCCTTCCTAAATCGGTTAAAATCATCGATTCGGGAGCAGCTGTCGCAAGACAAACCAAAGCCATCCTGCACCAGCACCATTTATTAAATACTGAACCTTCAAAAACGTCCTACGATTTCTACACAACAGGAACACCGCAAGTCATGGAATCACTGCTAGGAGAAGACTACAAAGTCCAACACATTTCACTTTAG
- a CDS encoding OmpH family outer membrane protein: protein MKQFKTLLFAAALFVGATSFTVAQSKVAHINTTELVEAMPEMKTAQSEIEKLTKTYEAQIKEMANELQNKMKQYQAEVDTKTDEENAKRAQEVQTMEQSIRQYQAQAQQDLQKKEAELLKPIFDKAKAAIQKVAKAQGFNYVLDSTQGGGVLVADGKDLLPDVKKELGF from the coding sequence ATGAAACAATTTAAGACCCTTTTATTTGCAGCGGCACTTTTTGTTGGAGCTACCAGTTTCACAGTTGCACAAAGTAAAGTTGCTCATATTAACACAACTGAGTTAGTTGAGGCGATGCCAGAAATGAAAACTGCACAATCAGAAATTGAAAAACTAACTAAGACTTACGAGGCTCAAATTAAAGAGATGGCTAATGAGCTTCAAAACAAAATGAAGCAATACCAAGCTGAAGTAGATACAAAAACAGACGAAGAGAATGCTAAAAGAGCCCAAGAAGTTCAAACTATGGAGCAAAGCATTCGTCAATATCAAGCTCAAGCACAACAAGACCTTCAAAAGAAAGAAGCTGAATTATTGAAACCAATTTTCGATAAAGCAAAAGCTGCAATCCAAAAGGTAGCAAAAGCTCAAGGCTTCAACTACGTATTGGATTCTACTCAAGGTGGAGGCGTATTGGTTGCTGACGGTAAAGACCTTTTACCAGACGTTAAGAAAGAATTAGGTTTCTAA
- a CDS encoding OmpH family outer membrane protein — translation MKYRVLFLMIMIGLSSLVSNAQRGVRVAYIDTEYILENVPEYQEASNQLEKKAQDWKAEIEQRLSVVDQKKNQLDNERVLLTKELYEERLEDIAFEEQQILDYQQKRFGPEGDLITQKRQLIQPIQDQIFSAVQEIAANKKYDFVFDKSADLVMLYSSERYDISELVIRSITRASKRTQAQNRAERRAAEDEEVVPEINEELEEREAALQAKQDARAKAIEDRKAAQQKRRDSLEAAAEARRQKILEERAKAKAERDSIRAAKSGKTNEKDDADAKKDGDNDNVNQASKTEEKTPEQIAEERRQQKLKEREARQKELEERRQRILAEREKAKKEREAQNKEKDSTGN, via the coding sequence ATGAAGTATAGAGTTCTTTTTTTAATGATAATGATAGGTCTAAGTAGCTTGGTCTCCAATGCCCAAAGAGGCGTTCGCGTTGCTTACATAGATACCGAATACATCTTAGAAAACGTACCCGAGTACCAAGAAGCTTCAAACCAATTGGAAAAAAAGGCTCAAGACTGGAAAGCAGAAATCGAGCAACGTTTGAGCGTGGTAGACCAAAAAAAGAACCAACTGGACAACGAGCGCGTACTTCTTACTAAAGAACTTTACGAAGAGCGCTTGGAAGACATTGCATTTGAAGAACAGCAAATATTAGACTATCAACAAAAACGTTTTGGACCAGAAGGCGATTTAATCACACAAAAGCGCCAATTGATCCAACCAATCCAAGATCAAATATTTTCTGCTGTTCAAGAAATTGCGGCGAACAAAAAATATGATTTTGTTTTTGATAAATCTGCAGATTTGGTAATGCTATATTCTTCCGAAAGGTATGATATTAGCGAATTGGTAATCCGAAGCATTACAAGAGCTTCCAAACGTACCCAAGCTCAAAACAGAGCTGAACGTAGAGCAGCCGAGGATGAAGAAGTCGTACCAGAAATCAATGAGGAATTGGAAGAGCGCGAAGCTGCCTTGCAAGCCAAGCAAGATGCTCGAGCCAAAGCCATTGAAGATCGTAAAGCGGCTCAACAAAAACGTCGTGATTCTTTGGAAGCAGCTGCCGAAGCTAGAAGACAAAAAATCTTGGAAGAAAGAGCAAAAGCTAAAGCCGAAAGAGACAGTATTAGAGCCGCAAAATCGGGTAAGACCAATGAAAAAGATGATGCTGACGCCAAAAAGGATGGCGATAATGATAATGTAAATCAAGCTAGTAAAACGGAGGAAAAAACTCCAGAACAAATAGCAGAAGAAAGAAGACAACAAAAATTAAAAGAACGGGAAGCTCGCCAAAAAGAGCTTGAAGAACGACGTCAACGCATTCTGGCCGAGCGAGAAAAGGCAAAGAAGGAACGCGAAGCACAAAATAAAGAAAAAGATAGTACAGGAAATTAA
- the bamA gene encoding outer membrane protein assembly factor BamA has product MEKPVNNLAKKILLKTYLNSILIALFLFCSSVNIAQNTNYNTGTNYIIEDITVTGNTNFSANTVISYSGLRKGEEVTIPGESISKAIKKLWDSNLFSTIDIYLVKTEGNLAYLEIHLVDLPELNEVVINGVKKSKKEEIINENKLTKGVKVTENLITTTRNYLTSKYKKDGYLNTKVNVITKEVQDSIQKSRVDMAVNIDKGQKVKVKSIEFTGNEKIADEKLRKAMKNTKQKNFLRVLKRSKYIEADYKEDLVSVIDKYKENGYRDARIISDSIIYNNDKTISLLVDLEEGEQYKFGKITFVGNSVYTDEQLHSILRIKEGDTYNGVELRKRIADDTKPDAIDLTNQYQNNGYLFSTINPVEVSADGNVIDMEIRISEGKPAYFNEVSVSGNDKTNDRVIYRELRTKPGQLYSKENVIRTIRELGQLGFFDAQQLTPNMKNFNTVDGTVDIEYQVVEKGSSQIELQGGYGGGGFIGTLGLSFNNFSMRNIFNKDAYKPVPMGDGQSLALRLQASRFFQTYSFSFSEPWLGGKRPLQLSTSISHTKQFLYNYQTRDADKDRRFNITGVSVGLSKRLTVPDDFFFLSQALSFQHYNLKNYNTGLFTFGDGYSNSLAYTIGLTRNNTYTDPIYPMGGSNFSISAKLSPPYSLFNNVDYGALKDERDALDPTNEDDAARIAEIDQKRFNWLEYYKIKFKGDWYTRIVDKLVLRSGMEFGFLGAYNQDRGIIPFERFFLGGDGLGNYSLDGREIVQLRGYPNQSIRPVEEDGSITDDGASIYNKFSLELRYPITLGAQAKIFALMFAEGGAAFSEFQSYNPFQLNRSAGAGLRIFMPAFGLLGIDFGYGFDPVPGSTGSNGWETHFIIGQQF; this is encoded by the coding sequence TTGGAAAAACCAGTGAACAACTTAGCTAAGAAAATACTTTTGAAAACATACCTAAATTCAATTCTTATTGCACTATTTCTTTTCTGTTCAAGTGTAAATATTGCCCAAAACACCAACTACAATACTGGTACCAACTATATAATTGAAGACATTACCGTAACTGGCAACACAAACTTTAGTGCCAATACTGTTATCTCTTATTCTGGACTTAGAAAAGGAGAGGAAGTTACTATTCCAGGAGAATCCATAAGTAAAGCGATTAAAAAGCTATGGGACTCCAACCTCTTTAGCACCATTGACATCTACTTGGTAAAAACCGAAGGGAATTTGGCCTATTTAGAGATTCATTTGGTGGATTTACCAGAACTTAACGAGGTAGTTATTAACGGTGTTAAAAAGTCCAAAAAGGAAGAGATTATCAACGAAAATAAGCTCACCAAAGGAGTAAAAGTTACCGAAAACCTTATTACTACAACTAGAAACTACCTTACATCCAAGTATAAAAAAGACGGTTATTTAAATACCAAGGTAAATGTAATCACTAAAGAAGTACAGGATTCCATACAAAAAAGCCGGGTAGATATGGCCGTGAATATTGATAAGGGCCAAAAGGTTAAGGTTAAAAGCATTGAATTTACAGGTAATGAAAAAATAGCCGACGAGAAGCTTAGAAAGGCAATGAAAAATACCAAACAAAAGAACTTTCTAAGAGTTTTAAAACGCTCCAAATATATTGAAGCCGATTACAAAGAGGACCTCGTAAGCGTTATCGATAAATACAAGGAAAATGGGTATAGAGATGCTAGGATCATTTCCGATTCCATTATATACAATAACGACAAAACTATTTCTTTATTGGTAGACTTGGAAGAAGGTGAACAGTACAAATTTGGTAAAATTACCTTCGTAGGGAACAGTGTATATACCGATGAACAACTTCACAGCATCCTCCGCATTAAAGAAGGAGACACCTATAATGGTGTAGAACTTAGAAAGCGTATTGCTGACGACACAAAACCAGACGCTATCGATTTAACAAACCAATATCAAAACAATGGTTATTTGTTCTCAACTATTAACCCTGTAGAGGTTAGTGCCGATGGTAACGTTATTGATATGGAAATTCGTATTTCAGAAGGAAAACCGGCCTATTTCAATGAGGTATCCGTATCTGGGAACGATAAAACAAATGACCGTGTAATCTACAGAGAACTGCGCACCAAGCCTGGGCAGTTGTACAGCAAAGAAAATGTTATTAGAACTATTCGTGAACTTGGACAATTGGGCTTCTTCGATGCGCAGCAGCTTACTCCAAACATGAAAAATTTCAATACTGTAGACGGTACTGTTGATATTGAATACCAAGTTGTGGAAAAAGGTTCCAGCCAAATTGAACTTCAAGGAGGTTACGGTGGCGGTGGCTTTATTGGAACTTTAGGGTTATCCTTCAACAATTTCTCCATGAGAAACATCTTTAATAAAGACGCTTATAAACCAGTACCGATGGGTGATGGACAAAGCTTGGCCTTACGTTTGCAAGCCAGTAGATTTTTCCAAACCTATAGCTTTTCTTTTTCTGAGCCTTGGTTAGGAGGAAAACGTCCATTGCAATTATCGACCTCTATTTCCCATACTAAACAGTTCTTATATAATTATCAAACAAGAGATGCTGATAAGGACAGACGTTTTAACATCACTGGTGTATCTGTAGGTCTTTCTAAGCGCTTAACTGTGCCAGATGACTTCTTCTTCCTGTCGCAAGCATTGAGCTTTCAACATTACAACTTAAAGAACTACAATACTGGTCTATTTACCTTTGGGGATGGTTACTCTAACAGTTTAGCTTATACCATTGGTTTAACACGTAACAACACCTATACAGATCCAATTTATCCCATGGGAGGTTCTAACTTTTCCATCTCGGCTAAATTGTCACCTCCTTATTCTTTGTTCAACAATGTTGATTATGGTGCTCTTAAGGACGAACGTGACGCCTTAGACCCAACCAATGAGGATGATGCTGCCCGTATTGCGGAAATCGATCAAAAACGTTTCAATTGGTTAGAGTATTACAAAATCAAATTTAAAGGAGATTGGTATACCCGTATCGTAGATAAATTGGTATTGCGCTCTGGAATGGAATTTGGTTTCTTAGGTGCCTACAACCAAGACAGAGGAATTATTCCTTTTGAGCGTTTCTTCCTTGGAGGAGATGGTTTAGGCAACTACTCCTTAGATGGTAGAGAGATTGTACAATTAAGAGGATATCCAAACCAATCCATTCGTCCTGTTGAAGAAGATGGTTCTATTACAGACGATGGTGCATCAATCTATAACAAGTTTTCATTAGAATTACGTTACCCTATAACTTTAGGTGCACAAGCCAAAATCTTTGCACTTATGTTTGCTGAAGGCGGGGCTGCATTTAGTGAATTCCAAAGTTATAACCCATTCCAACTTAATCGTTCGGCGGGGGCAGGATTACGTATCTTTATGCCGGCCTTTGGATTGTTAGGAATTGATTTTGGTTACGGGTTTGACCCAGTGCCAGGATCAACTGGAAGCAATGGTTGGGAAACGCATTTTATTATTGGTCAACAATTTTAA
- a CDS encoding isoprenyl transferase, with amino-acid sequence MSRKDQINTNKLPKHVAIIMDGNGRWAKQQGLLRVVGHENGTKSVRQIVEASAELGIENLTLYAFSTENWNRPKLEVQTLMKLLVKSLKKEIKTLQDNNIRLNAIGNLNDLPGNAHSELLEVMERTKENSRMTLTLALSYGAREELVSVVKKIADNVKNNIISPETIDESIINKHLYTQNLPDVDLLIRTSGEQRISNFLLWQIAYAELYFTDILWPDFRKEDLYDALINYQNRERRFGKTSEQLS; translated from the coding sequence ATGAGTAGAAAAGACCAAATAAACACCAACAAACTACCCAAACACGTAGCTATTATCATGGATGGTAATGGCCGATGGGCAAAGCAACAGGGACTTTTAAGAGTCGTAGGCCACGAAAACGGCACCAAATCTGTGCGGCAAATTGTAGAAGCAAGTGCAGAACTGGGCATTGAAAACCTAACGCTTTATGCCTTTTCTACGGAAAATTGGAATCGCCCAAAGTTGGAGGTACAAACCTTAATGAAACTCCTGGTAAAATCCCTGAAAAAAGAGATCAAAACCCTTCAAGATAACAACATCCGTCTTAACGCCATTGGCAACCTCAATGATCTTCCAGGCAATGCTCATTCTGAACTGTTGGAAGTAATGGAACGCACCAAAGAAAACTCCAGAATGACCCTAACACTGGCCTTAAGCTATGGTGCCAGGGAAGAATTGGTGAGTGTAGTAAAAAAAATAGCGGATAACGTTAAAAATAATATAATTTCTCCCGAAACTATTGATGAATCAATTATAAATAAGCATCTTTACACGCAAAATTTGCCCGATGTAGACCTACTTATCAGAACCAGTGGGGAGCAGCGAATAAGCAATTTCCTTTTGTGGCAAATTGCCTATGCCGAATTATATTTTACCGATATATTGTGGCCTGATTTTAGAAAGGAAGATTTATATGACGCTTTGATCAATTATCAAAACAGAGAACGACGATTTGGAAAAACCAGTGAACAACTTAGCTAA